The Streptomyces sp. NBC_00162 sequence CGAGGGTGGGCTGGGGTTGGTGGGGGTTCGCCGGATCGTCGGGGTTCTCGGATCGCAGCACTCCCAGGACGCGGCGCAGCTCGGTCAGGGCCTCCAGCGCGTTCTCCCGGATGCCCGCGAGGTTCTCCTTGAGCTCCTCCGACGGGTTCTCCACCAGGTGCGGGGCGACCTGCGCCTGGATGGAGATCACCGACATGTGGTGCGCGACGACGTCGTGCAGTTCGCGGGCGATGCGGCTGCGCTCCTCCAGCAGGGTCCGCCGGGCCCGCTCCTCCTCGGTGAGGGACTCCTGCTCGACGAGCTTGCCGCGGGCCAGGCGCGTCGCGCGGAGCGCGTAGCCGAGGACGCCGACGAAGCCGAAGAGGAGGGCCATGCCCGCGATCAGCGTCTGACTGTTCGGTGGCCTGAAGGCCGTTTCGGCCAGCCCGGAGTAGAGGATCGAGACGCCGACGACCGCGATCGTCACCCGGGGCGGCACCCGCAGGGCCACCAGGAGGATCAGCGGTGCGAACGTGAAGGCCCCGGCGGGTGTCCACGGCCAGGACTGGCCCTGACCGACGTGGCCGTAGATCGTCCACGCGACGAGGGCGGCGGTGACGAGGCCGAGCCACCAGCCGGCGAGGGGCCGGAACATCCCGAGCACGATGGAGGCACCGGTCAGGAGCGCCATCGCGACGACCGGGCCACCCGTGACCCCGTAGTGGTCCTCGAGCTGTTGGACCGTGAGGGCGCATGACACCACGGCCCCGTAGACGACGAGCACATGCGGCAGCCAGGCCAGCCAGCGCGGCCGCGACATGCGGGGAAGCGGGTCCCACTCCAGGGTGAGCAGCTCCCGGGCCAGGCCGCGCAGCGCGGGACGCCCGCTACGGCTTTTGAGGGCGTCGGGTACCGGGGACTCGCTCGGCTTCGTCACGGGCTCCAGCCTAGGCATGGGTGATTTCCTTGACGGGGGCCGTCCCCTGGTGGTGGGAGCCGGTGACGACGCGGGTGCTGCTGGTCCCCGGCTTCGGGCGCCCGCCCCGCTCGTACGTACGGAACGCGGCCCAACACACCGTCAGGGCAGCGGCGAACACCGGCAGCCACAGCAGTCGGGCCGGTATCCACAGCAGGGAGTCGGGCACGGTGTGCAGCCCGGGCAGGTCCGCCGGAGCTAGCAGCCCGAGGGCGGTGACGGCCATCATGGCGGTCTGGTGCCAGAGGAAGATCGTCATGGCGGAGAGGTTCACCAGAGCCACCTTCGCCCAGGCTCCCGGCCGCCGCATGGCCCGGGCCAGCGGCTCGCGCACCAGCAGGGCCAGCCCGCACTGGGCCAGGCCGAAGGCGACCGCGGCGAGCGTCGGCGGGTTCAGGTTCGATACGGCGGCCCCGGGGACACCGACCATCGAGGCCGGGTAGCCGCCCCACAGGATCAGCGCGGCCGTGGCCACGGTGCCCGCGGCGAGCAGCAGGAGCGCGGTCCGGCGCCGGGCGAACGCGCCCCGGGACCAGGCGGCGCCCAGGGTGTAGGGGACGAGCCAGCCGGCGGCCACGTTGACCCAGCCGGTCCACTCGGGCCCGCCGAGCCCGAAGCGCCACAGGTCGACCCCGGCCACCACGGCCAGCGGCCACAGCGGATGGAGCCGGGCCACGAGCGGGGTCGCCGCGGTCAGCGCGGCGAACACCAGCAGGAACCACAGCGGCGACAGCACCAGCTTGACCAGCGTCTGGACGGTGGTGACTTCCACTCCGCCGATCAGCATCCCGCCCGCCGCGACCGTCCACAGGGTGAGCACGGCGGCGACCGGGCGGAACAGCCGCCCCAGCCGCCCGGCGACCCAGGTGCGGTACGAATCCCCGCGCTCCCGCGCCGAGGCGTAGCCCCGGGCGGCGACATGGCCGCCGACGAGGAAGAAGACGGCCAGTGTCTGGAACACCCAGGAGACCGGGGCCAGCCAGCTCGTGTACGCCAGCGGACTGGTGTTGCTCAGCCCGCCGTTGGCGGTGGTCAGGGCGGTGACCAGCCAGTGGCCCAGGACCACGCCGAGGATCGCGAAGGCCCTTAGCGCGTCCACGGTGCGGTCGCGGTCGGCCGGGGTGGCCGCGTCGATGCCCTTGGCCAGGACGGACCAGCGGGTGCGGAGCTCACGCATGGGAAGCCTCCGAGGCGGTGGTGGTGGCGGTGTCGGCGGTCGCGGTGCCGAGGACGATGGCGGCCAGGCTGTCCAGGGACTCGGTGCCGGGCTTGAGGTAGTCGCTGTGCCCGGCGGCGCCGGCGGCGAAGGCCCGTGCTCCGAAGGCGGGGTCGACGGGGTCGGTGCCGAAGCCGATCGCGCCGAGCCGGGCGTGCGGGACGTTGCCGATCCAGTCGTCGCTGCCCCGCCCGGCCCAGACCCGGGCCCCCGTCGGGAGGTCCCGGGCGGCATCGGCCCCGGTGCCCGGGCTGCCGAACAGGACCATGTCGGCGACCGCGGGCCCGGTCCCCGTACGGGCGCAGACCACCGAGCCGTAGGAGTGGCACAGGAGGGAGAGGCGGGCGCCGGGACCCGACACGTCCCCCAACCGGTCGAGGAAGGGCCCCAGTTCGGCGGCGGCCTCGTCGGCGCGAGCGGCGGTCAGGACGGTCGTGCTGACCGTGCCGGGG is a genomic window containing:
- a CDS encoding sensor histidine kinase is translated as MTKPSESPVPDALKSRSGRPALRGLARELLTLEWDPLPRMSRPRWLAWLPHVLVVYGAVVSCALTVQQLEDHYGVTGGPVVAMALLTGASIVLGMFRPLAGWWLGLVTAALVAWTIYGHVGQGQSWPWTPAGAFTFAPLILLVALRVPPRVTIAVVGVSILYSGLAETAFRPPNSQTLIAGMALLFGFVGVLGYALRATRLARGKLVEQESLTEEERARRTLLEERSRIARELHDVVAHHMSVISIQAQVAPHLVENPSEELKENLAGIRENALEALTELRRVLGVLRSENPDDPANPHQPQPTLAELDGLVDNVRGAGLNVTTEIAGIRRPLTPGVELTAYRIVQEALSNCLRHAPGSRVEVGIAYGPRDLHLCIANTAPSRQAPPSQGAGHGLLGMRERAGMLGGELAAGPLPSGGYEVTAVLPMDPQDVPGGSAPETTRDS
- a CDS encoding acyltransferase family protein, whose amino-acid sequence is MRELRTRWSVLAKGIDAATPADRDRTVDALRAFAILGVVLGHWLVTALTTANGGLSNTSPLAYTSWLAPVSWVFQTLAVFFLVGGHVAARGYASARERGDSYRTWVAGRLGRLFRPVAAVLTLWTVAAGGMLIGGVEVTTVQTLVKLVLSPLWFLLVFAALTAATPLVARLHPLWPLAVVAGVDLWRFGLGGPEWTGWVNVAAGWLVPYTLGAAWSRGAFARRRTALLLLAAGTVATAALILWGGYPASMVGVPGAAVSNLNPPTLAAVAFGLAQCGLALLVREPLARAMRRPGAWAKVALVNLSAMTIFLWHQTAMMAVTALGLLAPADLPGLHTVPDSLLWIPARLLWLPVFAAALTVCWAAFRTYERGGRPKPGTSSTRVVTGSHHQGTAPVKEITHA